A stretch of Sulfurimonas autotrophica DSM 16294 DNA encodes these proteins:
- the murA gene encoding UDP-N-acetylglucosamine 1-carboxyvinyltransferase, with amino-acid sequence MDYLKIQNVASLEGTIDISGAKNASLPLIAMCILANNSVHMKNLPQVVDIRTLLKLLSNLGATCEFLDDRVVVNTTNLHETRATYDIVKTMRASILVLGPILARFGHCEVSLPGGCAIGQRPIDLHLKALEQMGAKINIKAGYIEATTPNGLQGCEIIFDKVTVTGTANIVMAAALAKGVTTITNAAREPEVVQLCEVLNASGAVINGIGTAILEIHGTDGKLLNIEEFSVIPDRIEAGTYLCASAITKSELTLTNVEPKHLGAVISKLEEMGSTFTLSDDTITIHPAQEIKPVKIVTQEYPAFPTDMQAQFVALATQADGVSIIEERLFENRFMHVSELQRMGADITLNGHTATVNGKTKLCGTDVMATDLRASSALVLAALVATEETNVHRIYHLDRGYDSLERKLKDVGAKIQRLKE; translated from the coding sequence ATATGAAAAATTTGCCACAGGTGGTAGATATAAGAACTCTTTTAAAGCTATTATCAAACCTCGGCGCTACATGTGAGTTTTTAGATGACAGAGTTGTCGTAAATACTACAAACCTGCACGAAACGAGGGCAACCTATGATATAGTTAAGACAATGCGTGCTTCTATTTTAGTACTCGGTCCTATTTTAGCTCGATTTGGACATTGTGAAGTCTCTTTACCCGGAGGTTGTGCCATAGGGCAACGTCCGATTGACTTACACCTCAAAGCCTTGGAGCAAATGGGTGCAAAAATAAATATAAAAGCCGGATATATTGAAGCAACTACACCTAACGGGCTTCAAGGATGTGAAATTATTTTTGACAAAGTGACTGTTACGGGTACTGCAAATATCGTTATGGCTGCAGCACTTGCAAAAGGGGTTACAACCATCACAAACGCAGCAAGAGAACCTGAAGTAGTCCAACTTTGTGAAGTACTTAATGCAAGCGGTGCTGTAATCAATGGCATAGGAACCGCAATACTCGAAATTCACGGAACAGACGGGAAACTACTCAACATTGAAGAATTTTCTGTTATACCTGATAGGATTGAAGCAGGAACTTACCTATGTGCCAGTGCTATTACAAAATCAGAACTTACACTGACAAATGTAGAGCCCAAGCATTTAGGAGCAGTAATTTCTAAGCTAGAAGAGATGGGAAGCACATTCACTCTTTCAGATGATACTATAACTATTCATCCTGCACAAGAGATCAAACCCGTAAAAATTGTAACACAGGAGTATCCGGCATTCCCGACAGATATGCAGGCTCAATTTGTAGCACTTGCAACACAGGCAGACGGTGTTTCCATTATAGAAGAGAGACTTTTTGAAAATAGGTTTATGCATGTGAGTGAACTGCAGCGTATGGGTGCAGATATTACACTAAATGGTCATACTGCAACTGTTAATGGAAAAACTAAACTATGCGGAACTGATGTTATGGCAACAGATTTACGTGCTTCAAGTGCATTGGTCCTTGCTGCTCTTGTTGCAACAGAAGAAACAAATGTACACCGTATATATCATTTAGACCGTGGTTATGACTCGTTAGAGAGAAAATTAAAAGATGTCGGGGCAAAAATACAAAGACTTAAAGAGTAA